The following proteins are co-located in the Methanobrevibacter thaueri genome:
- a CDS encoding 50S ribosomal protein L18 produces MAQGTKYKVAFRRRREGKTDYAARMKLVHYDKSRLVVRVSNSHATVQVIDYAPEGDITVASAVSKQLASYGYLGATGNLSAFYLTAYLCAKRALAAGVESAILDIGLKSPIKGSKIFAALKGAVDAGLEVPHGDFIFPEDERIRGEHVANYAESLDAEEVAKKFSKYFERGLNPKDLPENFDETIKNIDEAEV; encoded by the coding sequence ATGGCACAAGGAACTAAATATAAAGTAGCATTCAGAAGAAGAAGAGAAGGAAAAACTGATTACGCAGCTAGAATGAAATTAGTCCACTACGACAAATCTCGTTTAGTTGTTAGAGTATCCAACTCCCACGCTACTGTTCAAGTTATCGATTATGCTCCTGAAGGAGATATCACTGTTGCATCTGCAGTAAGTAAACAATTAGCAAGTTACGGTTATTTAGGTGCTACTGGAAACCTTTCAGCATTCTACTTAACAGCATACTTATGTGCTAAAAGAGCTTTAGCAGCTGGTGTTGAAAGCGCAATCCTAGATATTGGTTTAAAATCACCAATCAAAGGATCTAAAATCTTCGCAGCTTTAAAAGGTGCTGTTGACGCAGGTTTAGAAGTTCCTCACGGAGACTTCATTTTCCCAGAAGATGAACGTATCAGAGGAGAACATGTTGCTAACTACGCTGAATCTTTAGATGCTGAAGAAGTAGCTAAAAAATTCTCAAAGTACTTTGAAAGAGGTCTTAATCCTAAAGATTTACCTGAAAACTTTGATGAAACTATTAAAAATATTGATGAGGCAGAGGTATAA
- a CDS encoding 50S ribosomal protein L19e, whose protein sequence is MNLTTQKRLAASILKVGLNRVWIDPERLEEVSMAITREGVKQLINDGAIKAKPEKGISSYRSKKIKEQKAKGKRKGRGSIKGAKKARTPKKKAWMTTIRALRKDLKEMRDDEIIDATTYRKLYKMAKGGAFRSKSYMRNYARDHDLIKGEE, encoded by the coding sequence ATGAATCTTACAACTCAAAAAAGATTAGCTGCTAGTATTCTTAAAGTAGGGCTTAATCGTGTATGGATTGATCCAGAAAGATTAGAAGAAGTATCTATGGCGATTACTAGAGAAGGAGTTAAGCAGTTAATTAACGATGGAGCTATTAAAGCAAAACCTGAAAAAGGTATTAGTAGCTACAGATCTAAAAAAATCAAAGAACAAAAAGCAAAAGGTAAAAGAAAAGGTAGAGGTAGTATAAAAGGAGCTAAAAAAGCACGTACTCCTAAAAAGAAAGCTTGGATGACTACTATTAGGGCTTTAAGAAAAGATCTTAAAGAAATGCGTGATGACGAAATCATTGATGCTACAACCTATCGTAAATTATACAAAATGGCTAAGGGTGGCGCATTCAGAAGTAAATCTTACATGAGAAACTACGCCCGTGACCATGATTTAATTAAAGGAGAGGAATAA
- a CDS encoding 50S ribosomal protein L32e, producing MANKRFKRQEYARYKKLGIKWRRPRGKTSKMRRYEAGKPAMPAIGYRTPRAIRDLHPSGYNDVLVHNMQELEDLDPACDAARISASIGKRKKALMLEKASELGIKVLNK from the coding sequence ATGGCTAATAAAAGATTTAAAAGACAAGAATATGCTCGTTATAAAAAACTTGGAATCAAATGGAGACGCCCTAGAGGTAAAACCAGTAAAATGAGAAGATACGAAGCAGGTAAACCTGCAATGCCAGCTATTGGTTACAGAACCCCTAGAGCTATAAGGGACTTACACCCTTCAGGATATAATGACGTTCTTGTTCACAATATGCAAGAGTTAGAAGACTTAGACCCAGCATGCGATGCTGCAAGAATAAGCGCTTCTATCGGTAAAAGGAAAAAAGCTTTGATGTTAGAAAAAGCATCCGAGCTCGGGATTAAAGTATTAAACAAATAA
- a CDS encoding 50S ribosomal protein L6: MVVAAAIREEIEIPEGVEVIIENNEVSVKGPNGEDSRKFTYPNVSIKEENDVVVLETAFPKKKDKAMIGTTRAHINNMITGVTDGFEYHMKIVFAHFPMTVKVQNDTVVIDNFLGERHPRTAKIVGSAEVSVKGDEVTITGINKEHVGQTMANLEQATKIKGRDPRVFQDGIYLTSKE; encoded by the coding sequence ATGGTAGTAGCTGCAGCTATAAGGGAAGAAATTGAAATCCCTGAAGGCGTTGAAGTTATAATTGAAAATAATGAGGTCTCTGTAAAAGGACCTAATGGAGAAGACTCCAGAAAATTTACTTATCCTAATGTAAGTATTAAAGAAGAAAACGATGTTGTTGTTTTAGAAACAGCATTCCCAAAAAAGAAAGATAAAGCAATGATCGGAACCACCAGAGCACACATCAACAATATGATTACTGGTGTTACTGACGGTTTTGAATATCACATGAAAATTGTATTTGCTCACTTTCCAATGACTGTGAAAGTTCAAAATGATACCGTGGTAATCGACAACTTCCTCGGGGAAAGACACCCAAGAACCGCAAAAATTGTAGGTTCTGCTGAAGTATCAGTTAAAGGTGATGAGGTAACAATCACTGGTATTAATAAGGAACATGTTGGTCAAACTATGGCTAACTTAGAACAAGCAACTAAAATTAAAGGAAGAGATCCTAGAGTATTCCAAGACGGAATATACTTAACTAGCAAAGAATAA
- a CDS encoding 30S ribosomal protein S8, with the protein MSLMDPLADALTNIRNNELQVNDSCVISPASKLIGQVLSTMQKENYIGNFEYVDDNRAGKFIVELEGNINKCGVIKPRHAVKKDEFEKFEKRYLPAKNFGILIVTTPEGIMTHYEAKERGIGGRLLAYMY; encoded by the coding sequence ATGAGTCTTATGGATCCTCTCGCTGATGCTTTAACTAACATTAGAAATAACGAATTACAAGTGAACGACTCTTGTGTTATTTCTCCTGCTTCCAAATTAATTGGACAAGTTTTAAGCACTATGCAAAAAGAGAATTATATTGGTAATTTTGAATATGTTGACGACAACAGGGCAGGAAAATTCATAGTTGAATTAGAAGGTAACATTAACAAATGTGGTGTTATCAAACCTCGTCATGCTGTTAAGAAAGATGAATTTGAGAAATTTGAAAAAAGATATTTGCCAGCAAAAAACTTTGGTATTTTAATCGTCACAACTCCTGAAGGAATTATGACTCACTATGAGGCTAAGGAAAGAGGAATTGGCGGACGTTTGTTGGCTTACATGTATTAG
- a CDS encoding 30S ribosomal protein S14, with translation MPRKYGKASKKCSRCGDHSAMVSRYGINLCRQCFREVAPKMGFKKYN, from the coding sequence TTGCCAAGAAAATACGGTAAAGCTTCAAAAAAATGCAGTCGTTGTGGAGACCATTCCGCAATGGTTAGCAGATATGGCATAAACTTATGCAGACAATGTTTTAGGGAAGTAGCCCCTAAAATGGGATTTAAAAAATATAATTAG
- a CDS encoding 50S ribosomal protein L5 → MNPMNEVRIEKATVSIGVGEAGEKLSRAITLLEEMFDQTPVKTFSKVTNPEWGIRKKQPIACKLTLRGEKADKAIDMVLEGISRNIKPTQFDAQGNLSFGIREHIDIPGMRYNPDIGIFGMNVSVTFEKPGYRISKRKIQQKKVPQKHRISKEETMKFMEENFNVNYVTE, encoded by the coding sequence ATGAACCCAATGAATGAAGTACGTATCGAAAAAGCTACTGTCAGTATTGGTGTTGGAGAAGCAGGTGAAAAATTATCTCGTGCAATCACTCTTTTAGAAGAAATGTTCGATCAAACTCCTGTCAAAACATTTTCCAAAGTAACCAACCCTGAATGGGGTATCAGGAAAAAACAACCAATCGCATGTAAATTAACCTTACGTGGAGAAAAAGCTGACAAAGCTATTGATATGGTTTTAGAAGGTATTAGTAGAAATATTAAACCTACTCAATTTGACGCTCAAGGAAACCTTTCTTTTGGTATTAGAGAACATATTGATATCCCAGGTATGAGATATAACCCTGATATCGGTATTTTCGGTATGAACGTTTCTGTTACTTTTGAAAAACCAGGTTACAGAATTTCTAAAAGAAAAATCCAACAAAAGAAAGTTCCTCAAAAACATAGAATTTCTAAAGAAGAAACTATGAAATTTATGGAAGAAAATTTCAACGTTAATTATGTAACTGAATAA
- a CDS encoding 30S ribosomal protein S4e, with amino-acid sequence MAKMGSRKHLKRYKAPKSWPIHPKEDTWTVKPSAGSHSIEHSIPLTLVIRDVLKLADNAREAKRIINSGNVLVDGRVVKDYKFPVGFMDIVEIPKTGEAYRVLLDRKGRLQLDLIEDADAKLSKIVNKSTIKGGKTQLNLHDGKNVIIEEDAYSVGDVICLKVPEHEIVEAYPLEEGATVLVTGGKHTGELGTVSEIIENKSSNPNTIIIENSAKDEFLTLKDYAFVIGTDAPVIDLLEVNK; translated from the coding sequence ATGGCTAAAATGGGATCTAGAAAACATCTTAAAAGATATAAAGCACCAAAATCTTGGCCTATTCATCCTAAAGAAGATACCTGGACTGTAAAACCTTCCGCAGGTTCTCACTCCATTGAACATTCTATTCCATTAACTTTAGTTATCAGAGATGTATTAAAATTAGCTGACAACGCAAGAGAAGCTAAAAGAATCATCAACTCCGGTAACGTTTTAGTAGATGGAAGAGTAGTTAAAGATTATAAATTCCCAGTTGGTTTCATGGACATTGTTGAAATCCCAAAAACTGGTGAAGCTTATAGAGTTCTTTTAGATAGAAAAGGAAGATTACAATTAGATTTAATCGAAGATGCTGATGCTAAATTATCTAAGATTGTTAACAAATCCACTATTAAAGGTGGAAAAACTCAATTAAACCTTCACGATGGTAAAAACGTTATCATTGAAGAAGACGCATACTCTGTTGGAGATGTTATTTGCTTAAAAGTACCTGAACATGAAATCGTTGAAGCATATCCTTTAGAAGAAGGAGCTACAGTTCTTGTTACTGGTGGTAAACACACTGGTGAATTAGGTACAGTATCTGAAATTATTGAAAATAAATCTTCTAATCCAAATACTATTATTATTGAAAACAGTGCAAAAGATGAGTTCTTAACTTTAAAAGATTATGCTTTTGTAATTGGTACTGACGCACCAGTAATCGATTTATTGGAGGTAAATAAATGA
- the rplX gene encoding 50S ribosomal protein L24 — translation MSIQPRKQRKARYNAPAHTRGKYLSASLSKELREKVGKKSLPVRSGDKVRVVRGDFKGHEGEVLTVDYTSYKVTIEEVTLAKPDGTNAFLPVDPSNLVIIDADLKDDRRIKNKGDN, via the coding sequence ATGTCAATTCAACCAAGAAAACAAAGAAAAGCTCGTTACAATGCTCCTGCTCACACTCGTGGTAAATACTTAAGTGCTTCATTAAGCAAAGAGTTAAGAGAAAAAGTAGGTAAAAAATCTTTACCAGTCAGATCAGGAGATAAAGTTAGAGTAGTCCGTGGAGACTTTAAAGGACATGAAGGAGAAGTTCTCACAGTAGATTACACATCCTACAAAGTAACAATCGAAGAAGTTACTTTAGCAAAACCTGATGGAACCAATGCATTTCTCCCAGTTGACCCATCTAACTTAGTAATTATTGATGCAGATTTAAAAGATGATAGAAGAATAAAAAATAAAGGAGACAATTAA
- a CDS encoding 50S ribosomal protein L14, whose amino-acid sequence MKPLTSSMTKALPIGARLQCVDNTGAREIEIISVKGFKGVRRRIDVAGVGDLVVASVKKGTADMRREVVNAVVVRQKKEYRRADGLRVKFEDNAAVIITPEGILKGSEIRGPVAKEAADRWPSVGSAASILV is encoded by the coding sequence ATGAAACCATTAACCTCAAGCATGACTAAAGCATTACCAATTGGAGCAAGACTTCAATGTGTTGACAATACTGGTGCTCGTGAAATCGAAATCATTTCCGTAAAAGGATTCAAAGGTGTAAGAAGAAGGATCGACGTTGCTGGTGTTGGAGATTTAGTTGTTGCATCTGTTAAAAAAGGAACTGCAGACATGAGAAGAGAAGTTGTAAATGCAGTTGTAGTAAGACAAAAAAAGGAATATAGACGTGCTGATGGTCTTCGTGTTAAATTTGAAGATAATGCTGCAGTTATTATTACTCCTGAAGGAATTTTAAAAGGATCTGAAATCAGAGGTCCTGTTGCTAAAGAAGCAGCTGACAGATGGCCTAGTGTTGGTAGTGCAGCAAGTATTTTAGTATAA
- a CDS encoding 30S ribosomal protein S17 has translation MVGLNVQEPETTCDDPNCPFHGTLPVRGQVLEGVVVSNKAERTITVERSYYKFIKKYERYEKRKSKINVHKPDCLNVNVGDSVKIAECRPLSKTKHFVLVEVKGE, from the coding sequence ATGGTTGGGCTTAACGTTCAAGAACCAGAAACTACATGTGATGATCCTAACTGCCCATTTCATGGGACTTTGCCTGTAAGAGGCCAAGTTCTTGAAGGTGTTGTAGTAAGTAACAAAGCAGAAAGGACTATTACTGTTGAACGTAGTTACTATAAATTCATTAAAAAATATGAAAGATACGAAAAGAGGAAATCTAAAATCAACGTTCACAAACCAGATTGCTTAAATGTGAATGTTGGTGATTCTGTAAAAATTGCAGAATGTAGACCATTAAGTAAAACTAAACATTTTGTTTTAGTTGAAGTTAAAGGAGAGTAA
- a CDS encoding ribonuclease P component 1 family protein, producing MITSRNLVHHEFIGLNVHATSKNNESLNLKGTIIDETKNTIKIEGMDNIERVIPKKGSIFVFEIPNGEKIEIDGDILSIRPEDRIKKRFKKI from the coding sequence ATGATTACTTCAAGAAACTTAGTTCATCATGAATTCATTGGTTTGAATGTTCATGCGACAAGTAAGAATAACGAGTCTCTTAATTTAAAAGGAACTATTATTGATGAGACAAAAAATACCATTAAGATTGAAGGAATGGACAATATAGAAAGGGTTATTCCTAAAAAAGGTTCTATATTTGTCTTCGAGATTCCTAACGGGGAAAAAATTGAAATTGATGGTGACATTTTGTCTATTCGTCCTGAAGATAGAATAAAAAAAAGGTTTAAAAAAATATAA
- the yciH gene encoding stress response translation initiation inhibitor YciH has product MSKICDVCGLPEELCVCEEIAREVQTLKVFTVRRRFGKLMTIIEGIDEHDIDIKELTKTLKAKCACGGTAKNGQIELQGDHKVKVKQVLSDLGFSSDTIEIRESKKNNKKRR; this is encoded by the coding sequence ATGTCAAAAATCTGTGATGTATGTGGGCTTCCTGAAGAACTCTGTGTATGTGAAGAAATTGCACGTGAAGTTCAGACTCTAAAGGTATTTACAGTTAGAAGAAGATTCGGAAAACTCATGACTATTATCGAAGGTATAGATGAACATGATATTGATATCAAAGAGCTTACTAAAACTCTTAAAGCCAAATGTGCTTGCGGAGGAACAGCCAAAAACGGTCAAATAGAACTTCAAGGTGATCACAAAGTTAAAGTGAAACAAGTTTTATCCGATTTAGGTTTCTCTTCTGATACAATTGAAATCCGTGAATCTAAAAAGAATAATAAGAAAAGGAGATAA
- the rpmC gene encoding 50S ribosomal protein L29 yields MAILRSKEIWDMEVDEIQDKLVELRTELSKNVSKSAAAGVVENPGKIRELKRTIARVLTILNEKQKEN; encoded by the coding sequence ATGGCGATTTTAAGAAGTAAAGAAATTTGGGACATGGAAGTTGATGAGATCCAAGACAAATTGGTTGAACTCAGAACTGAATTATCCAAAAATGTTTCTAAAAGTGCAGCTGCCGGGGTAGTCGAAAACCCTGGAAAAATTAGAGAATTAAAAAGAACAATTGCTCGTGTTCTTACAATTTTAAATGAAAAACAAAAGGAGAATTAA
- a CDS encoding 30S ribosomal protein S3 — MIEKDFVQEGLRRTRIDEYLEKELERAGYGGMEVQITPLGTMVIVYAERPGMVIGRGGKNVRAITQTLKTEFGLDNPQIEVKEVEVPELNPKIMAYKISNMLQRGMHFRRVAYSTIRRIMGAGAQGVEVTISGKIRGSRSAVAKFVEGYIKKCGEPSIRFVEEGFATAELKPGVLGIYVRIMPPETVLPDSVEILPPKMIIEEDGDVIEEEIDVETEEVIEEEIIEEIEDLDELEEVVEEESTEEVEKDDS; from the coding sequence ATGATAGAAAAAGATTTCGTTCAAGAAGGCCTTAGAAGAACTAGAATTGATGAATACTTAGAAAAAGAACTTGAAAGAGCTGGATACGGTGGTATGGAAGTTCAAATTACACCTTTAGGTACCATGGTTATTGTTTACGCAGAAAGACCTGGTATGGTTATTGGTAGAGGTGGTAAAAACGTTAGAGCTATTACCCAAACCCTCAAAACCGAATTCGGTTTAGACAATCCACAAATTGAAGTTAAAGAAGTTGAAGTTCCTGAACTCAACCCAAAAATCATGGCATACAAAATCTCTAACATGTTACAAAGAGGTATGCACTTCAGGAGAGTAGCTTACTCTACTATCCGCAGAATCATGGGCGCAGGAGCTCAAGGTGTGGAAGTTACTATTTCTGGTAAAATCAGAGGTTCTAGATCTGCTGTAGCAAAATTCGTAGAAGGATACATCAAAAAATGTGGAGAACCTTCCATCAGATTTGTAGAAGAAGGTTTCGCTACTGCTGAATTAAAACCTGGTGTATTAGGTATTTATGTAAGAATTATGCCTCCAGAAACTGTATTACCTGATTCAGTTGAAATTCTTCCTCCTAAAATGATTATTGAAGAAGATGGTGATGTCATCGAAGAAGAAATCGATGTTGAAACCGAAGAAGTCATCGAAGAAGAAATCATTGAGGAAATCGAAGATCTCGACGAATTAGAAGAAGTTGTTGAAGAAGAATCTACTGAAGAAGTAGAAAAAGATGATAGTTAA
- a CDS encoding 50S ribosomal protein L22, with product MANKYAYNKEVDEAKTARAMAKSLKISPKHSVEICSAIRGMEVAKAKAYLEDVIEMKKSVPFKRHNKKVGHRKGQEGWAAGRYPVKAAEQILKVLENAEANAEYKGMDTEKLFIEHISSHRGIVIPGYIPRAFGRMTPFNTPTTHIQIVLQEAN from the coding sequence ATGGCTAACAAATATGCTTATAATAAAGAAGTTGATGAAGCAAAAACTGCACGCGCTATGGCAAAATCTCTTAAGATTTCTCCAAAGCACAGTGTTGAGATTTGCAGTGCAATCAGAGGAATGGAAGTAGCAAAAGCTAAAGCTTACTTAGAAGATGTTATTGAAATGAAAAAATCAGTTCCTTTCAAAAGACACAACAAAAAAGTTGGTCACAGAAAAGGACAAGAAGGATGGGCTGCTGGTAGATACCCTGTAAAAGCTGCAGAACAAATTTTAAAAGTTTTAGAAAACGCTGAAGCTAATGCAGAGTACAAAGGTATGGACACTGAAAAATTATTCATTGAACATATCTCATCCCACAGAGGTATTGTAATTCCTGGTTACATCCCAAGAGCATTCGGTAGAATGACTCCATTCAATACTCCAACTACTCATATTCAAATTGTATTACAGGAGGCTAACTAA
- the rpsS gene encoding 30S ribosomal protein S19 has translation MARKIFKYKGYTLEELQAMSLEEVMELFPARQRRSLKRGFLPRQQIVLDKMRKLNKEGTKDGRPVVVRTHCRDMIVIPEMVGTTFGIYDGQNFVEVTIAPEMIGHYFGEYAPTRKRVQHGDPGMGATRSSMFVPLK, from the coding sequence TTGGCAAGAAAAATATTTAAATATAAAGGTTATACTCTTGAAGAACTTCAAGCTATGTCTTTAGAGGAAGTAATGGAATTATTCCCTGCAAGACAAAGAAGATCTTTAAAAAGAGGATTCTTACCAAGACAACAAATTGTTTTGGATAAAATGAGAAAATTGAATAAAGAAGGAACTAAAGATGGTCGTCCTGTTGTAGTTAGGACCCATTGTAGAGACATGATTGTAATACCTGAAATGGTTGGAACCACTTTCGGTATTTATGATGGTCAAAATTTTGTTGAAGTCACTATTGCACCAGAAATGATTGGTCATTACTTTGGTGAATACGCACCAACCAGAAAAAGAGTTCAACACGGAGACCCAGGTATGGGTGCTACCAGATCATCCATGTTTGTACCACTTAAATAA
- a CDS encoding 50S ribosomal protein L2, giving the protein MGKRLIHQRRGRGTPAHRVASHRFKDKIRYRSYDALEKEGSIKGKVIDIVHDPARTAPIAEVKFENGEKKFILAPESIQVDDEIECGISAPIKFGNTLPLAEIPEGTPIYDIENTPGDGGRFVRSSGTYANVVTHDANQTVVELPSGELKYLNPNCRASIGVVAGGGRKDKPFLKAGKKWHAYKAKGKKFMTVRGVAMNAVDHPHGGGNRQHPGRPTTVSRHAPPGRKVGSIAAKRTGLKR; this is encoded by the coding sequence ATGGGTAAACGATTAATCCACCAAAGAAGAGGAAGAGGAACTCCTGCTCACCGTGTTGCTTCTCATCGTTTTAAAGATAAAATCAGATACAGATCTTACGATGCATTAGAAAAAGAAGGCAGTATCAAAGGAAAAGTCATTGACATTGTTCACGACCCAGCAAGGACCGCTCCAATTGCAGAAGTCAAATTTGAAAATGGTGAAAAGAAATTTATCTTAGCTCCTGAAAGCATTCAAGTTGACGATGAAATCGAATGCGGTATTTCCGCTCCAATCAAATTCGGTAACACATTACCTCTTGCTGAAATTCCTGAAGGTACTCCGATTTACGATATCGAAAACACTCCTGGAGACGGAGGCCGTTTTGTAAGATCTTCCGGAACTTATGCTAATGTAGTTACTCACGATGCTAATCAAACTGTTGTTGAATTACCATCTGGGGAATTAAAATACTTAAATCCTAACTGCCGTGCTAGTATTGGTGTAGTAGCAGGTGGAGGAAGAAAAGATAAACCATTCCTTAAAGCTGGTAAAAAATGGCATGCTTACAAAGCTAAAGGTAAGAAGTTTATGACTGTAAGAGGAGTAGCAATGAATGCTGTTGATCACCCTCACGGGGGAGGTAACAGACAACATCCTGGTCGTCCAACTACTGTTTCAAGACATGCACCACCAGGAAGAAAAGTTGGTTCAATTGCAGCTAAGAGAACAGGTTTAAAAAGATAG
- a CDS encoding 50S ribosomal protein L23: MDSYSIIIKPHVTEKTMNLIDLNNEIAFVVDRRANKKQIKYAFEDLYEEKVERVNTHITTKGVKVAYIKLVEEEMAEELAVRLGVF; encoded by the coding sequence ATGGATTCATATTCAATTATTATTAAACCTCATGTTACTGAAAAGACCATGAACTTAATCGATTTAAACAATGAAATCGCATTCGTCGTAGATCGCAGAGCTAACAAAAAACAAATCAAATACGCTTTTGAAGATTTATACGAAGAAAAAGTAGAAAGAGTCAACACTCACATTACTACTAAAGGTGTTAAAGTAGCATATATCAAACTTGTTGAAGAAGAAATGGCAGAAGAACTTGCTGTCAGATTAGGAGTATTCTAA
- the rpl4p gene encoding 50S ribosomal protein L4, with the protein MKVNVYSINGEVKEEIELPAIFDEVYRPDLIKRAVLSAQSARVQPWGNDPMAGKRTSAKGWGSGRGTARVPRIKNGSKAAFVPMAIGGRQAHPTRAEKNHHEKINIKERRFAIRSAVAATTNKEIVENRGHVVDDLEQVPIIVEDDIEEVKTAKQTREIFQNLGVYDDVIRAKEGKRIRAGRGKTRGRKYKKVKGPLVVVGEDKGISLGARNHAGVDVVVAENLNAELLAPGTHPGRLTVYTKSAVEKLGGLFQ; encoded by the coding sequence ATGAAAGTTAATGTTTATTCTATTAATGGGGAAGTAAAAGAAGAAATTGAACTTCCAGCTATTTTTGATGAAGTATACAGACCAGATTTAATCAAAAGAGCAGTGCTCTCAGCACAATCCGCTAGAGTACAACCATGGGGTAATGACCCAATGGCAGGTAAAAGAACTTCCGCTAAAGGATGGGGTTCAGGTAGAGGTACCGCAAGAGTACCAAGGATTAAAAATGGTTCTAAAGCAGCTTTCGTACCAATGGCTATTGGTGGTAGACAAGCACATCCTACTAGAGCTGAAAAAAATCATCATGAAAAAATCAACATAAAAGAAAGAAGATTCGCAATCAGATCCGCTGTTGCAGCAACCACCAATAAGGAGATTGTTGAAAACAGAGGTCACGTTGTAGATGATTTAGAACAAGTACCTATTATTGTTGAAGATGATATTGAAGAAGTAAAAACTGCTAAACAAACTCGTGAAATCTTCCAAAACTTAGGAGTTTACGATGATGTCATCCGTGCAAAAGAAGGTAAAAGAATCAGAGCTGGTAGAGGTAAAACAAGAGGAAGAAAATACAAAAAAGTAAAAGGACCTCTCGTTGTAGTCGGTGAAGATAAAGGAATTTCCTTAGGTGCAAGAAACCACGCTGGTGTAGATGTTGTGGTTGCTGAAAACCTTAACGCTGAATTATTAGCACCAGGTACTCACCCAGGAAGACTCACAGTATACACCAAATCAGCTGTTGAAAAGTTAGGAGGTTTATTCCAATAA
- the rpl3p gene encoding 50S ribosomal protein L3 — MVRHHQPRKGSVAFSPRKRAAKETPRIKSWPQIDEPKLLGLAGYKVGMTHALVTDTDKNSPTQGMEVFTPVTVLEVPPVVVMGIRAYEKTSRGLKVITEVLADNLDQELSRKISLPKEYNKSEAIAKIQGALENTEEIRVLVHTNPKVTSVPKKKPDIFECGIGGANPEEKLNTALELLGNEVKASEIFNEGEFVDAIATTKGKGFQGVVKRWGIRIQYGKAVRAGKGRHVGSIGPWTPRRTMWTVAQAGQMGYHKRTEFNKRILKIASADEVDQINPDGGFVKYGLVKNDYVLVKGSLPGPSKRLVILRQPIRPNNKAEDIPQINYISTKSKQGV, encoded by the coding sequence ATGGTTAGACATCATCAGCCAAGAAAAGGGTCTGTTGCTTTTAGTCCAAGAAAAAGAGCAGCAAAAGAAACCCCAAGAATTAAATCTTGGCCACAAATCGATGAACCAAAATTACTCGGCCTCGCAGGTTATAAAGTTGGTATGACTCACGCTTTAGTCACTGACACTGATAAAAACTCTCCTACTCAAGGTATGGAAGTTTTCACTCCTGTAACTGTATTGGAAGTGCCTCCGGTCGTAGTAATGGGAATTAGAGCTTATGAAAAAACTTCTCGTGGATTGAAAGTAATCACCGAAGTACTTGCAGACAATTTAGATCAAGAACTTTCCAGGAAGATTTCCCTTCCTAAAGAATACAACAAATCTGAAGCTATTGCAAAAATACAAGGTGCATTAGAAAACACAGAAGAAATTAGAGTCTTAGTACACACAAATCCAAAAGTAACTAGCGTACCTAAGAAAAAACCAGATATATTTGAATGTGGAATTGGAGGAGCAAATCCTGAAGAAAAATTAAATACCGCATTAGAATTATTAGGTAATGAAGTAAAAGCTAGCGAAATCTTCAATGAAGGAGAATTTGTTGATGCAATTGCAACTACAAAAGGAAAAGGATTCCAAGGTGTAGTAAAAAGATGGGGAATTAGAATTCAATACGGTAAAGCTGTAAGAGCAGGTAAAGGAAGACACGTCGGTTCCATTGGTCCTTGGACACCAAGAAGAACCATGTGGACTGTTGCTCAAGCAGGTCAAATGGGTTACCACAAAAGAACTGAATTCAATAAAAGGATTTTAAAAATCGCATCAGCTGACGAAGTTGACCAAATCAACCCAGATGGTGGATTTGTAAAATACGGACTTGTCAAAAACGATTACGTTTTAGTTAAAGGATCCCTCCCAGGACCTTCCAAAAGATTAGTAATCTTAAGACAACCTATTAGACCTAATAATAAAGCTGAGGATATACCTCAAATAAACTACATAAGTACAAAATCTAAACAAGGGGTATAA